The proteins below are encoded in one region of Caballeronia sp. SL2Y3:
- a CDS encoding glycosyl hydrolase, with translation MAISLVGALLCGSAVVQARTGAVQSAPSDAANMQCDDQTKGVFYGVVGHLEHRGVYRTTDFAQQISQVRDLGATIYAQDVSSEDSAHLVAKFARQAAESCISVLALVTPFEPQKRANEQETFERGYALGKTAGRVLKGLVTYYQVGNEYDNWTILGSDRSGEHPSDYDNARFMKARGSILGLIKGIREANPDAKILLTSFGWLHYGFTDMLFAGTQPDGTKGHPIPKWDITAWHWYSNMGSITAAGPKKVNVLERLRDSYGKPIWITEFGVRPNHADPGGFLTGKDALAGFVKVAKKYDVQNVTLYELYDDERFGGDGNYGVIHDDGQTRKPRFNVVRDFITANPMP, from the coding sequence GTGGCAATTTCGTTGGTCGGCGCGCTGCTGTGCGGCTCCGCCGTGGTGCAGGCACGCACTGGCGCAGTGCAGTCCGCACCGTCCGATGCCGCAAACATGCAATGCGACGATCAGACGAAAGGTGTGTTCTACGGCGTGGTCGGTCATCTCGAACATCGCGGCGTCTATCGCACGACCGACTTCGCCCAGCAGATCTCGCAAGTGCGTGATCTCGGCGCCACGATCTACGCGCAGGACGTGTCGAGCGAAGACAGCGCGCACCTCGTCGCAAAGTTCGCGCGTCAGGCCGCGGAATCCTGCATCAGCGTACTCGCGCTCGTGACGCCGTTCGAACCGCAAAAGCGCGCGAACGAGCAGGAGACCTTCGAGCGCGGCTATGCGCTCGGCAAGACGGCGGGGCGCGTATTGAAGGGCCTCGTCACTTACTATCAAGTGGGCAACGAGTACGACAACTGGACCATCCTGGGCTCAGATCGCAGCGGCGAGCATCCGTCGGATTACGACAATGCGAGGTTCATGAAAGCGCGTGGCTCGATACTCGGCCTCATCAAAGGCATACGCGAAGCGAACCCGGACGCGAAAATCCTGCTCACGTCCTTCGGCTGGCTGCATTACGGCTTCACGGACATGCTCTTCGCCGGCACACAGCCGGACGGCACCAAAGGTCATCCGATTCCGAAATGGGACATCACGGCGTGGCACTGGTATTCGAACATGGGTTCGATCACGGCGGCCGGCCCGAAAAAGGTCAATGTGCTCGAACGTCTGCGCGACAGCTATGGCAAGCCCATCTGGATCACGGAATTCGGCGTGCGACCGAATCATGCGGACCCCGGCGGTTTCCTGACAGGCAAGGACGCGCTTGCCGGCTTCGTGAAAGTGGCCAAAAAGTACGACGTTCAGAACGTCACGCTTTATGAGCTATACGATGACGAGCGCTTCGGCGGCGATGGGAATTACGGCGTGATTCACGACGACGGGCAGACGCGCAAGCCGCGCTTCAACGTCGTGCGGGACTTCATCACAGCGAATCCCATGCCTTAA
- a CDS encoding glycosyltransferase, producing the protein MNVGIYCDSGINGGHEEMLKRFMLALISSGNVDTLHILVPRTNAALYRYVSDLSRQHAKVRTIGLAYTAESLRGDLFALLRAIRSTAATLRTLNLTKLLIAQGTIASGLAGLLGARYARVPTLSYLPLVDEAPEDGGVTDKIKWLVKRVLYRMPDEFVTLNEHLRGQLRALAPQARTMILENYVDDRFSRSMLTKPAARAALGLPDDGTTIIAHIGRINFKQKRQDFLMEAIERHADAFRHTVVLIVGEGPDAARLAEMVDASPVLSACVRIVGPKHDVLPYIVASDTLVLPSAFEGVPLVMIEAVLAERPIVVSRISGLDSYLPNALLFRPGDHEAFVERIFAARDVPMTALANSFRRRFSREAFDAQAQNVMLPAMPCRGAFDPASPQHSDVPS; encoded by the coding sequence GTGAACGTTGGAATCTATTGCGATTCGGGCATCAACGGTGGGCACGAGGAGATGCTCAAGCGTTTCATGCTCGCGCTTATTTCGAGCGGGAACGTCGACACGCTCCACATTCTGGTGCCGCGGACGAACGCAGCCCTTTACCGTTATGTCAGCGATCTGAGCCGCCAGCACGCGAAGGTCCGCACCATCGGGCTCGCTTATACGGCGGAATCCCTTCGCGGCGACCTCTTTGCGCTGTTGCGCGCGATTCGCTCGACGGCGGCGACGCTGCGCACGCTCAACCTCACGAAGCTGCTCATTGCACAGGGCACGATTGCATCGGGCCTCGCGGGACTGCTGGGGGCGCGTTATGCGCGCGTGCCGACTCTGAGCTATCTGCCGCTCGTCGACGAAGCGCCGGAGGATGGCGGCGTTACCGACAAGATCAAGTGGCTCGTCAAACGCGTGCTGTACCGCATGCCGGACGAGTTCGTCACGCTCAACGAACATCTGCGCGGCCAGCTGCGCGCGCTCGCGCCTCAGGCGCGCACGATGATTCTCGAAAACTACGTCGACGACCGCTTCAGCCGTTCCATGCTGACGAAGCCCGCCGCGCGCGCCGCGTTGGGCCTGCCGGACGATGGCACGACGATCATCGCGCATATCGGCCGGATCAACTTCAAGCAGAAGCGTCAGGACTTCCTGATGGAAGCCATTGAGCGGCACGCGGACGCGTTCAGGCATACGGTCGTGCTGATCGTCGGCGAAGGACCGGATGCCGCGCGCCTTGCCGAGATGGTCGATGCAAGCCCGGTCTTGTCCGCATGCGTGCGCATCGTCGGGCCGAAGCACGACGTGCTGCCCTACATCGTCGCAAGCGATACGCTCGTGTTGCCGTCGGCCTTCGAAGGCGTGCCGCTCGTGATGATCGAAGCGGTGCTGGCCGAGCGGCCCATCGTCGTGTCGCGCATCTCGGGCCTCGATTCTTATTTGCCGAATGCCCTGCTGTTCCGTCCGGGCGACCACGAGGCGTTCGTCGAGCGCATTTTTGCGGCGCGGGATGTGCCGATGACGGCGCTTGCCAACAGCTTCCGCCGCCGCTTCTCACGCGAAGCGTTCGATGCGCAAGCGCAAAACGTGATGCTGCCCGCCATGCCGTGCCGCGGCGCATTCGATCCGGCATCGCCGCAACACTCGGACGTTCCCAGTTGA